A section of the Suncus etruscus isolate mSunEtr1 chromosome X, mSunEtr1.pri.cur, whole genome shotgun sequence genome encodes:
- the TCEAL9 gene encoding LOW QUALITY PROTEIN: transcription elongation factor A protein-like 9 (The sequence of the model RefSeq protein was modified relative to this genomic sequence to represent the inferred CDS: inserted 3 bases in 2 codons) produces MKPCQIIXKPESESEPKLEEEAKSEEKPEKEKEPEEGNAERTFKERPIQPLREFKEAIHNRHQSNEDVFRKVNESDEIKRVRKKXIVMHWKVNQNHPYLHLM; encoded by the exons ATGAAACCTTGTCAAATTA GAAAACCAGAAAGTGAGAGTGAACCAAAACTTGAAGAAGAGGCAAAGTCTGAGGAAAAgccagagaaggagaaagaaccagaggaaggaaatgcagaaaGAACTTTTAAAGAAAGGCCAATTCAACCTCTCCGGGAATTTAAAGAAGCTATACACAACAGACATCAAAGCAATGAAGATGTGTTTAGGAAAGTGAATGAATCAGATGAGATAAAGAGAGTAAGGAAGAA CATAGTGATGCATTGGAAAGTTAATCAAAACCATCCATATCTCCATTTAATGTAA